In Acidobacteriota bacterium, a single window of DNA contains:
- a CDS encoding Gfo/Idh/MocA family oxidoreductase has protein sequence MEKLGVGIVGTGWVSGEYIRSFEADPRTEVRAIVSRDKDRAHAKTEEFKLERARAYEHLEKMLDDPGIQIVVLATPHHLHVPQGIAAAKAGKHLVIEKPVALNLEGMRDLQAAVHAAKVKTVVSFVLRWNPLFETIRAMLADGFIGKLFAAEVDYLHGIGPWYAQYSWNIKKEMAGSSLLTGGCHAVDGLRWFVGRKAVEIFAYANTSPDNPLHYEYEPNSFTLVRFEDGTIGKVASSVESIMPYVFRIQLLGDQGAIRNNEVFSRRWPGQKNWAAIPTVLPDSGDVANHPFPQEVSHFIDCILEDRESHANLDDAALTHEICFASEISARERRPVSLPLK, from the coding sequence ATGGAAAAACTGGGTGTGGGGATTGTGGGGACAGGATGGGTTTCGGGTGAATACATCCGGTCGTTTGAAGCCGACCCTCGCACCGAGGTCCGCGCCATTGTCAGCCGGGATAAAGACCGCGCCCATGCCAAGACGGAAGAATTCAAGCTGGAGCGAGCGCGGGCCTATGAGCATCTGGAAAAGATGCTCGACGACCCTGGAATTCAAATTGTCGTGCTTGCCACGCCCCATCATCTGCATGTCCCGCAGGGCATCGCGGCGGCGAAAGCAGGCAAGCACCTGGTGATCGAAAAGCCGGTGGCCTTAAACCTGGAAGGGATGAGGGACCTCCAGGCCGCCGTTCACGCCGCGAAAGTCAAAACCGTGGTCAGTTTTGTGCTGCGCTGGAACCCGCTGTTCGAGACCATTCGAGCGATGCTGGCCGACGGATTCATTGGGAAGCTCTTTGCGGCTGAAGTCGACTATTTGCACGGCATCGGCCCCTGGTACGCACAGTATTCCTGGAACATCAAAAAGGAGATGGCGGGCAGCAGCCTGTTGACCGGTGGGTGCCATGCGGTCGACGGCCTTCGCTGGTTTGTGGGCCGCAAGGCCGTGGAGATCTTTGCCTACGCCAACACCAGCCCGGACAACCCCCTGCACTATGAGTACGAGCCTAACAGCTTTACGCTGGTCCGGTTTGAAGACGGCACCATCGGCAAGGTGGCTTCTTCCGTGGAGTCCATCATGCCGTATGTTTTCCGCATCCAGTTGTTGGGAGACCAAGGAGCTATCCGCAACAATGAGGTCTTCAGCCGACGCTGGCCCGGCCAGAAAAACTGGGCGGCCATTCCCACCGTTCTTCCTGACAGTGGCGATGTAGCGAATCATCCCTTTCCCCAGGAGGTCAGCCACTTTATTGATTGTATCCTTGAAGATCGCGAGTCCCACGCCAACCTGGATGACGCCGCACTCACCCACGAAATTTGCTTTGCCTCTGAAATTTCAGCACGCGAACGCCGGCCCGTCTCGCTGCCGCTAAAGTAG